The DNA segment CACATCATGTCGATCCGGCGCGCATCGAGTTGCGCGGCAAAGCGCGGGTGGCCGCAAAGCGCTTCCGCGAGGACGCGGACATAGTGCTGGGTGCGCCGGATGTGATTGCCGGTTTCATTGTCGCGGGTTTCGGCAAGCGATGCCATGGCGTGGATGGTGACATCCTGAATGGCCTGGAGATCGCGGGTGCGGCGCGCCACCTCGCGCTCCAGGAAGGCGTTCTGGTCACGCAGGAAGTCGGCGCTGGCCTTGAGCTGGAGATGGGCATGGACGCGCGCAAGCAGGATGGCCGGGCTGATCGGCTTGGTGATGTAATCGACCGCTCCCAGGGCAAGTCCCGCCTCTTCATCCGTGACGTCTGAGCGGGCGGTGAGAAAAATCACCGGGATGTGTGTTGTCGCCGTGTCTTGCTTGAGGCGGCGGCAAACCTCGTGGCCGTCCATGCCGGGCATCATGATGTCAAGCAGCACCAGGTCAGGCGGATTGCCTCCGCCGGCGATACGCAGCGCTTTCTCGCCGCTGTTGGCGACCTTGACCTGATATATATCCTTGAGCAGGCTGGCAATCAGGGTCAGGTTGTCGGGCGAGTCATCCACCACCAGGACGCTGGGCTTATCGATGAAATTCAAGGCATTTTTCATGGTTCTGCTGGCCGTGGCGAATGTTGTTGCAGGCATTTGAGCGCAATCTCGAAATCGAAACGGTGAATGGCCTGGGCGATATCTTCGAAGGCGGGGCCGAGCGCGCAGCGCAGCAGCCCCGCTTCATTGTCCAGAACGTCGCCCGCCTCCGCATCGTCGTCGGCCAGCAGCGCGGCCAGGCGGACAAGGATGGTTCCGAGGCGCGCCGGGTCGACTGTCGCTGTGTCGACATGCTCGGCCGGGAGGCGCGCTTGCAGCGCATTTGTCATGGCAGTCATGGCTTTGCCCATCGCGTCCAGCCGCAGCGCCACGGCTGCGCTGTCCTGGCCCTGGCGCAGGGCCGTTTCGAGTTCTGCTGCAAGTTCGGCGACGCGGATGGCGCCGATGTTGCCTGCGACTCCTTTTGCGGTATGGGCCAGCCGTTCGGCGCCTGCCGCATCGCCGGCGGCAAGCGCGTTGCGTACGGCTTCTGCGGCATCCTTCTGGCCAGCGACGAACTTGCGCAAGATCGACAGATACACCGTTTCCTTTCCCAGGACGCGGCGCAGGCCGGCGCCGGCGTCGAGTTCCGGAATGCCGGCAAGCCTTTCGGCGAGACCGATGGATTCGGTGGATGCCTGCGCCGCAGCCGCAGGCATCGCCGGGTGGCCCAGCCCGGCGCGCGGGCGCAGCCATTTGCGCAGGGCTGCCCATAGGTCGCGGGGTTCGATGGGCTTGGCGACGTGGTCGTTCATGCCCGCGGCAAGGCAGGCGTCGCGGTCGCCGGCCATCGCATTGGCGGTCATCGCCACCACCGGCAAAGCGCGCCAGCGCGGGTCGGCGCGCAGGGTGCGCGTCGCAGTCAGGCCATCCATGACCGGCATTTGCATGTCCATCAGCACCAGGTCATATTCGCCCTTGCCCAGCATGTCGATGGCAATGGCACCATTGCCGGCGATATCCACTGCAAAGCCCTCGCCCTTCAATAGCTCCGATGCTACCTGCTGGTTGAGCTCATTGTCTTCTACCAACAGCAATCTGGCTCCGGCAAGGTCTGCCAGGCCGCTTTCGCTGGTTGCGGGGATCGCAATGCGGCGCTCCCCTTCGTCAGCACCGAACAGTTGGGTTACGGTGTCGAACAGCAGCGAGGCGCCGACCGGCTTGATCAGGATGCTGTTGATGCCCGCGTCATTGGCTTGCCGGAGGACTTCCTCGCGGCCATAGGCCGTCACCATGACGCGATGGGGTTGCGGGGAAATTTCGGCATCGATGCGCTGCGCCAGTTCGATGCCATCCATGCCCGGCATTTGCCAGTCGAGGAAGACGATTTCGACGGGAGCGCCATCGCGCGCGGCACTTGCCAGAATGTCGAGGGCGGCGATGCCGTTCTCGGCTTGCGCGACAACGAAGCCCATGGCGCCCAGCAAATCGGCCAGCACGCTGCGGGCATGCTGGTTATCGTCGACCACGAGGACCCGCTTGCCGCGAATGTCAGCTGCCAGCGGACGCCGCTGCGGCGCGCTGGCGACGCCGACCCGGACGGTGCACCAGAAAGTGCTGCCCTTGCCGTACTCGCTGGTGACGCCCACCTCACCCTGCATCAGTTCGGCAAGGTTCTTGGCAATGGCCAGGCCCAGGCCAGTGCCGCCATACTTGCGCGTAGTCGATGTATCGGCCTGCTGAAAGGACTGGAACAGGCGCCCCTTCTGCTCGGCAGTCAGGCCGATGCCGCTGTCGATGACCTCGAAGCGCAACAGCGCCTCGCCGGCGTGCCGTTCCATCATGCTCGCCCGCACGACGATTTCGCCATGCTCGGTGAATTTCACCGCGTTATTGGCGTAATTGATCAGAATCTGGCCAATACGCAGCGGGTCGCCGACCAGGGTCGCCGGCACATCCGCGGCAATTTCAAAGATCAGCTCCAGCCCTTTGGCCGCGGCCTTGTCCGCGACCAGGTTGGCAATATTGCCGAGCACTTTTTCCAGCTCGAACGGCGTGCGTTCGATGGCAAGTTTGCCAGCCTCGATTTTGGAAAAGTCGAGGATATCGTTGATGATGCCCAGCAGGTGCTGGGCGGATTGCTGGATCTTGCTCAGATAATCGCGCTGGCGCGGGCTCAGTTCGGTTTTGAGCGCCAGGTGGCTCATGCCGGTGATGGTATTCATCGGCGTGCGGATTTCATGGCTCATATTGGCCAGAAAGTCCGACTTCATGCGCGTCGCGTCCTCGGCGAGTTCCTTGGCCTGGCGCATCGATTCTTCGGCGGCATGGGCCGCGACTTCTGCCTTCTTCAAATCTGAAATGTCCACGATCAGGCCGACCAGGCCGCCCGGCGAGCCGTCCGGGGCGGCGAACGCCGAGATAGAATAAATCACGTCGTAAGTGATGCCGTCAGCGTAGACGAACTGCATGTCGCGGCTGCTCTTGCCGATGGCGGCAATCAGCTGCTCGTCTTCGGCCTGGTAGCTGTTGCGCGTCTCGGCGGGCAGGTACTCCAGATCAAGCACCCGTTTTCCCAGGAAATCGGCGCGCGCCACGCCGAAGGCATTTTCATAAGCCGTGTTGCATCCGAGGAAACGAGCATCCGCGCCCTTGTAAAAAATCGGGTAGGGCAGGGTGTTGATGATCGCCTGCAAGAGCGTCAGGTTGGTCGCAAGGGCCGCCCGGCTGGAGGACAATTCTTCCGTGCGCGCGGCCACTTTGCCTTCCAGCGTATTGTTCGCTTCGGCCAATTCACCTGCCTTGGCCAGCAACTCGACACGCATGGCCTCCTGCGCGGCTGCCAGTTCCCCGACTTCCTGCCATGGAGCATCGATGCGCACCGGCTCTGTGAGTTCGAGACGGCCGATGCGCGCACTTTCCATCGTCAGCTGTTCGAGCGAGCGGCTGAAGTGGTAGGCAAGGCGCGTGGCAGAGGCAACGCCGATGGCAAGGGCAAACAGGGCAAGCGCGCTCAGGAGGGCGAAATCCTCGATTTCGCCCGGAATGAAGTCGGAACGGGGCGCGATGGTCGCAAGCCAGACCGGATGGCTGCCAAGCTGGATCTGCTGGAACAGGCTGAACCATTTGCGGCCGTCAAGACTGAATTCGCTGAACAGGTGACTGGCTTTGCCCCGCGCCTGCCATGGGCCGATGGCGGCAGACAAGGCGGGAACGCCGCTTCGCGCGGCATCCTGCAGCACCGCTTGCTTGATGTTTTCATCGTTCTCGAAACGCCGGTCGCGCGGCACTGCCAACAGTTTGCCTTCTGCCGACAGCAGGCTGGCAATGCCGCTTTGGCCGGCAGTCTGCCGGGAGGTGAAGCGCGAGAGATCGAGCAGTTTGACGTCGTGCGCGAGAATGATGCGACTGCCATTAGAAGTGGTCCAGCGCGAGGCGGCGGTGATGCCCGGTTCGCCAGTGGTAAAGAAAATGTAGGGCTCGGTCCACGCAATGTCTTTGTCATGCGGCTGCGCCATGGCGGCCTTGAACCAGGGGCGGGTGCGGGCATCGTAGTCGCGTTCACGCATTTCCACGGACTCGATGGTGCTCCGGTCGCGCCAGGTGATCCAGTAGGTTTGCTTGCCCCAGCGCTCTGGATCACTGATGCGGTTGATCCACCGGCCTTCGTTGGTCTGCAGCAGCAGGATTTCACGCCCGCTTTCGTGGGCCATGATCACCGAGGATATTTCCGAGTGGCTGCTGATTACGGGGAAAAAGAATTCATTGAAGCGCAACAGTTCGTCGTGGTCCAGGCTGCCCTGTTCGCCCCATTGGCGGCTGGTATTGAGGGTCGTCTCGACCGTTTTCAGCAGGCGATCGACCCGTCCTTGCAGGTGCTGGCCAGCCTGGCCCATCTGCGCCTGCGCCAGCTCGCCGATAACGGGCATGATAACCAGGATGTAAATGCTGCCAGCGAACAGGGACAGCACCAGCAGCACTTGCAGGAAGCTCTGGGTGATCAGGCTGCGGCGTATGCTGGGTTTCGTCATCATGCCGACTAAGTAATTGT comes from the Janthinobacterium sp. 17J80-10 genome and includes:
- a CDS encoding two-component system response regulator; translated protein: MKNALNFIDKPSVLVVDDSPDNLTLIASLLKDIYQVKVANSGEKALRIAGGGNPPDLVLLDIMMPGMDGHEVCRRLKQDTATTHIPVIFLTARSDVTDEEAGLALGAVDYITKPISPAILLARVHAHLQLKASADFLRDQNAFLEREVARRTRDLQAIQDVTIHAMASLAETRDNETGNHIRRTQHYVRVLAEALCGHPRFAAQLDARRIDMMCKSAPLHDIGKVGIPDHILLKPGRLTADEFEIMKTHTTLGRDAIEHAEEQLGMPLEFLACAKEIAYSHQEKWDGSGYPQGLAGDAIPLSARLMALADVYDALISRRVYKEPYPHEEAMRIIAEGRGTHFDPDLVDAFLVIHEQFRDIAARFMDADHDLKQQTRQS
- a CDS encoding hybrid sensor histidine kinase/response regulator yields the protein MMTKPSIRRSLITQSFLQVLLVLSLFAGSIYILVIMPVIGELAQAQMGQAGQHLQGRVDRLLKTVETTLNTSRQWGEQGSLDHDELLRFNEFFFPVISSHSEISSVIMAHESGREILLLQTNEGRWINRISDPERWGKQTYWITWRDRSTIESVEMRERDYDARTRPWFKAAMAQPHDKDIAWTEPYIFFTTGEPGITAASRWTTSNGSRIILAHDVKLLDLSRFTSRQTAGQSGIASLLSAEGKLLAVPRDRRFENDENIKQAVLQDAARSGVPALSAAIGPWQARGKASHLFSEFSLDGRKWFSLFQQIQLGSHPVWLATIAPRSDFIPGEIEDFALLSALALFALAIGVASATRLAYHFSRSLEQLTMESARIGRLELTEPVRIDAPWQEVGELAAAQEAMRVELLAKAGELAEANNTLEGKVAARTEELSSSRAALATNLTLLQAIINTLPYPIFYKGADARFLGCNTAYENAFGVARADFLGKRVLDLEYLPAETRNSYQAEDEQLIAAIGKSSRDMQFVYADGITYDVIYSISAFAAPDGSPGGLVGLIVDISDLKKAEVAAHAAEESMRQAKELAEDATRMKSDFLANMSHEIRTPMNTITGMSHLALKTELSPRQRDYLSKIQQSAQHLLGIINDILDFSKIEAGKLAIERTPFELEKVLGNIANLVADKAAAKGLELIFEIAADVPATLVGDPLRIGQILINYANNAVKFTEHGEIVVRASMMERHAGEALLRFEVIDSGIGLTAEQKGRLFQSFQQADTSTTRKYGGTGLGLAIAKNLAELMQGEVGVTSEYGKGSTFWCTVRVGVASAPQRRPLAADIRGKRVLVVDDNQHARSVLADLLGAMGFVVAQAENGIAALDILASAARDGAPVEIVFLDWQMPGMDGIELAQRIDAEISPQPHRVMVTAYGREEVLRQANDAGINSILIKPVGASLLFDTVTQLFGADEGERRIAIPATSESGLADLAGARLLLVEDNELNQQVASELLKGEGFAVDIAGNGAIAIDMLGKGEYDLVLMDMQMPVMDGLTATRTLRADPRWRALPVVAMTANAMAGDRDACLAAGMNDHVAKPIEPRDLWAALRKWLRPRAGLGHPAMPAAAAQASTESIGLAERLAGIPELDAGAGLRRVLGKETVYLSILRKFVAGQKDAAEAVRNALAAGDAAGAERLAHTAKGVAGNIGAIRVAELAAELETALRQGQDSAAVALRLDAMGKAMTAMTNALQARLPAEHVDTATVDPARLGTILVRLAALLADDDAEAGDVLDNEAGLLRCALGPAFEDIAQAIHRFDFEIALKCLQQHSPRPAEP